In Candidatus Saccharibacteria bacterium oral taxon 488, one DNA window encodes the following:
- a CDS encoding HIT domain-containing protein has translation MSDLDEVDWAELHQVIRQLEQAVKEAFGTDVCNWECLMNNAVKAGQSTHVHWHLYPRYLGGATFAGEEFPDPKWPRHLEDAVHMVGDETFREIMQALRSRLAGD, from the coding sequence TTGTCGGATCTGGACGAGGTGGATTGGGCGGAGCTGCATCAGGTGATTCGTCAACTCGAGCAGGCGGTCAAAGAAGCGTTTGGTACTGATGTGTGTAACTGGGAGTGCCTGATGAATAATGCAGTGAAGGCTGGTCAGTCGACACATGTGCACTGGCATTTGTACCCGCGCTATCTCGGCGGTGCCACCTTTGCCGGTGAGGAATTTCCTGATCCGAAATGGCCACGACACCTAGAGGATGCGGTACATATGGTGGGTGATGAGACCTTTCGCGAAATTATGCAGGCATTGCGTAGCCGGCTTGCAGGAGATTAG
- the ruvA gene encoding Holliday junction branch migration protein RuvA, producing MIAHLSGTIAEKFGAGSIVLDVHGVGYEVSVSAGDFEAVVLSQDAKFYTYHHVREQAEELFGFSSLAAKKLFEMLITVQGVGPKAALAILSLGDAEQVRNAIANADSAFVQQAAGVGKKTAERVVVDLSDKVGLPTQYGRVETIVQTELNTSDEALEALMALGYTLADATKALENVDVNLPTAQRVTEALKK from the coding sequence GTGATCGCCCACCTCTCTGGCACGATCGCTGAAAAGTTTGGCGCGGGCAGCATCGTGCTTGATGTTCACGGCGTCGGCTATGAAGTGAGCGTGTCGGCTGGTGACTTCGAGGCGGTGGTGCTCAGCCAAGACGCTAAGTTTTATACCTACCACCATGTACGCGAGCAGGCGGAAGAGCTATTCGGTTTTTCTAGTTTGGCTGCAAAAAAGCTGTTTGAAATGCTGATTACTGTTCAGGGTGTCGGCCCAAAAGCGGCACTGGCCATTCTTAGCCTCGGCGACGCAGAGCAGGTGCGCAACGCCATCGCCAATGCTGATAGTGCGTTTGTGCAACAAGCTGCTGGCGTCGGTAAAAAAACTGCCGAACGAGTGGTGGTTGATTTGAGTGATAAGGTTGGTTTGCCGACGCAGTATGGTCGAGTAGAAACTATAGTCCAGACCGAACTGAACACCTCTGACGAAGCACTGGAGGCGTTGATGGCGTTGGGCTACACCTTGGCTGATGCTACCAAGGCGCTTGAGAATGTTGATGTTAATCTGCCGACGGCGCAACGAGTGACCGAGGCGCTGAAGAAATGA
- a CDS encoding PBP1A family penicillin-binding protein yields MVQLGKGKRAPIKKQPPHMGRYANLGQVKAKPGKLPRQHKHFLWFWRLSRPKKIMVCLLPILLFLIIVPIASYFYYARDIGDQERLMNRNNTGIVLTDAKDKVIYSVGNAERRNLVQLKDISESMKKALIASEDKDFYKHSGFNIFSIFRAAITRHGGGSTLTQQLVKNNLLSNEHSFMRKYQELFMAIAIEQNYSKEQILMMYLNSVYFGENAFGIEEAAKVYFNKSPKDLTLAESSMLVGVLPAPSRYSPISGNAEYAKQRQRTVLGRMQTEGFITEEQKQQAEATQLAYAGGGAAHTNSAAPHFAEMVIKQLSDKYGYEKVMRSGYRVKTSLNLDTQQLLQENIAKQMKQINRLGGTNASGIVIDPKTGEVRALVGSADYNNAEWGKVNMVTTPRQPGSSFKPLYYAQAMADGAITPATVFDDKLTDFNGYVPYNATRRWNGKVTTRKSLSWSLNIPSVLIMQKYGINRSIQAVKKLGISTLDENKNYGLSLALGSAEVRLSEMTNAYAAFANGGTQYESLNLITEVKDKFNKNASWKTASTRQAISQGGAYLISSILSDNAARAGMFGSSLTVGGKTVAVKTGTTNDNRDAWTIGYTLQYAVGVWVGNNNNKVMNSGGSDVAAPIWRATMTKLLAGAKTGFDVPSGVVQRSVCSSNGGLADDSSPGAYKEYFLSSAIPTEKCDQTKPKIEVCNLATKQVESIFEDQFDAAKYSKNAADCRQTPTTKQITVCDLATKRLITISEDKFDATKHSRKTASCGSTGNDDQNPGGGNGSGGGSGGGSGGGSGGTSPGPTNPPGGGDRRP; encoded by the coding sequence ATGGTGCAATTAGGCAAGGGAAAACGAGCTCCGATAAAGAAGCAGCCGCCGCACATGGGTCGGTATGCCAATCTCGGTCAAGTCAAGGCAAAACCCGGTAAATTACCGCGTCAACACAAACACTTTTTGTGGTTTTGGCGGCTGAGTCGGCCGAAAAAAATTATGGTGTGCCTGCTGCCGATTCTACTGTTTTTGATCATCGTGCCAATTGCTAGCTATTTTTATTATGCGCGCGACATCGGTGATCAGGAGCGGCTGATGAACCGCAATAATACCGGTATCGTGCTGACTGACGCCAAGGATAAGGTGATTTATAGCGTTGGTAATGCCGAGCGGCGGAACTTGGTGCAGCTCAAAGACATCTCTGAGAGTATGAAAAAGGCGCTGATCGCCAGTGAGGATAAAGATTTTTATAAGCACAGCGGCTTTAATATCTTTAGTATTTTCCGAGCGGCGATTACGCGGCACGGTGGCGGGTCGACCTTGACGCAGCAGTTGGTCAAGAATAACTTGCTCAGCAATGAGCATAGCTTTATGCGCAAATACCAAGAGCTATTTATGGCCATCGCCATTGAACAGAATTATAGTAAAGAGCAGATCTTGATGATGTACCTCAACTCGGTGTACTTTGGTGAAAACGCCTTTGGTATCGAGGAGGCGGCCAAGGTTTATTTCAATAAGTCCCCGAAGGATTTGACACTGGCCGAGAGCAGTATGCTGGTTGGTGTGCTGCCGGCGCCAAGCCGCTATTCGCCGATCAGCGGCAACGCCGAATACGCCAAGCAGCGCCAAAGGACGGTGCTCGGTCGGATGCAGACCGAAGGCTTTATCACCGAGGAACAGAAGCAGCAGGCGGAAGCCACACAGCTAGCATACGCCGGTGGCGGCGCGGCTCACACAAATTCCGCAGCGCCGCATTTTGCCGAGATGGTCATCAAACAGCTCAGCGACAAATATGGCTACGAAAAAGTCATGCGCTCGGGCTACCGCGTCAAGACCTCGCTGAATCTCGACACCCAACAGCTCCTCCAAGAAAATATCGCCAAACAAATGAAGCAGATCAATCGCCTCGGCGGCACCAACGCCAGTGGTATCGTCATTGATCCAAAAACCGGCGAGGTGCGGGCACTGGTTGGCAGTGCTGATTACAATAACGCCGAGTGGGGTAAGGTCAATATGGTGACCACGCCGCGTCAGCCCGGCTCGAGCTTCAAGCCGCTGTATTATGCGCAAGCGATGGCTGATGGCGCCATCACGCCGGCGACAGTTTTTGATGATAAATTAACTGACTTCAATGGTTACGTGCCCTACAACGCTACTCGCCGCTGGAACGGCAAGGTGACGACGCGCAAGTCGCTCAGCTGGTCGCTGAATATCCCGAGCGTTTTGATCATGCAAAAGTATGGCATCAATCGCTCCATCCAAGCTGTCAAGAAACTCGGTATCAGCACGCTGGACGAAAACAAAAATTACGGATTGTCACTGGCGCTTGGCTCGGCCGAGGTGCGCCTAAGCGAGATGACAAACGCCTACGCGGCCTTTGCCAATGGCGGTACGCAGTACGAATCGCTCAATCTCATCACTGAAGTCAAGGACAAGTTCAACAAAAACGCGTCGTGGAAAACAGCCAGTACGCGCCAAGCGATTAGCCAAGGTGGCGCCTATCTCATCTCCAGCATTCTGTCGGATAACGCCGCGCGGGCGGGGATGTTTGGTAGCAGCCTGACGGTGGGCGGTAAAACGGTCGCGGTCAAGACGGGTACCACCAATGATAACCGCGATGCCTGGACGATTGGCTATACGCTGCAATACGCTGTCGGCGTGTGGGTTGGTAATAACAATAATAAGGTCATGAACAGCGGTGGATCGGATGTGGCAGCACCAATTTGGCGGGCGACGATGACCAAGCTGCTGGCAGGCGCAAAAACTGGCTTCGACGTGCCAAGCGGTGTTGTTCAGCGAAGTGTGTGTAGTAGTAATGGTGGCCTGGCTGATGATTCCAGCCCCGGTGCTTACAAAGAATATTTCCTCTCGAGCGCCATTCCGACCGAGAAATGTGATCAGACCAAGCCAAAGATCGAGGTCTGTAACCTCGCGACCAAGCAAGTGGAGTCAATTTTTGAAGATCAATTTGATGCCGCTAAATATTCCAAGAATGCTGCGGATTGTCGGCAAACGCCCACCACTAAGCAGATCACCGTCTGTGACCTAGCTACCAAGCGGCTCATCACCATCAGCGAAGACAAATTTGATGCGACGAAACATTCGCGAAAGACTGCGTCGTGTGGCAGCACAGGTAATGACGACCAAAATCCAGGCGGCGGCAATGGCAGTGGCGGTGGCAGCGGTGGCGGTTCGGGTGGTGGCAGTGGCGGCACCTCGCCCGGCCCAACCAATCCTCCGGGCGGCGGAGACAGACGACCGTGA
- the ruvC gene encoding crossover junction endodeoxyribonuclease RuvC: MRIIGIDPGTGILGFGVIDTKRGGYRLVTAGVIKTPAHTPLDERLAEIFDGLTEIIAETRPEVMSIEKLFFARNVTTAISVAHARGVAMLTGHKAGLVISEYTPLQIKQTLTGYGKADKKQIQEMVRLNLGLSQAPKPDDCADALAAAITHAAMTRPSVV; the protein is encoded by the coding sequence ATGAGAATTATTGGCATTGATCCGGGGACTGGTATCTTGGGCTTTGGTGTGATTGACACGAAGCGGGGCGGCTACCGGCTGGTGACGGCTGGTGTGATCAAGACGCCAGCGCACACGCCACTGGACGAGCGGCTGGCGGAGATTTTTGATGGCCTGACGGAGATCATCGCTGAGACCAGACCTGAGGTGATGTCAATTGAAAAGTTGTTTTTTGCGCGTAATGTCACCACTGCTATTTCTGTGGCCCATGCTCGTGGCGTGGCCATGCTGACTGGACACAAAGCGGGCCTCGTGATCAGTGAATACACGCCGCTCCAGATCAAACAGACACTGACTGGCTATGGCAAGGCTGACAAAAAGCAGATCCAAGAAATGGTGCGCCTCAATCTAGGTCTCAGCCAAGCACCAAAACCAGATGACTGCGCCGATGCGCTGGCGGCGGCCATCACCCACGCAGCGATGACGCGCCCCAGCGTGGTATAA
- a CDS encoding YebC/PmpR family DNA-binding transcriptional regulator — protein MAGHSKWATTHRQKAIVDAKRGAIFTKLGNQIAIAARGGTDPTLNASLAMAIEKAKAANMPSANIQRAIDRVADKSAAALEEITYEGYGPGGVGIIIETATDNRNRTLPEVKTALVKNGGRIADAGSVAFQFTRKGVITVEGTGEELLLQILDAGAEDAVEEDGEIIVYTELKDLASVRNTLVEQGLKVKDAELRYIANTPVEIADAETAQKLMKVVDALDDLDDVVNVHTNADITAE, from the coding sequence ATGGCAGGACACAGTAAATGGGCGACCACGCACCGGCAGAAGGCAATTGTTGATGCGAAGCGTGGCGCGATTTTCACGAAGTTGGGTAATCAAATTGCGATCGCGGCGCGCGGCGGTACCGACCCGACACTCAATGCAAGTTTGGCAATGGCGATCGAAAAGGCTAAGGCCGCCAACATGCCAAGTGCTAATATCCAGCGGGCGATTGACCGCGTGGCCGACAAAAGCGCTGCGGCGCTGGAGGAGATTACCTATGAAGGCTACGGCCCGGGCGGCGTCGGCATCATCATCGAAACGGCGACCGACAATCGCAATCGTACTTTACCAGAAGTGAAAACCGCGCTGGTCAAAAACGGTGGGCGCATCGCTGACGCTGGCAGTGTGGCGTTTCAGTTTACCCGTAAGGGCGTGATCACCGTGGAGGGCACGGGTGAGGAATTGCTCCTCCAGATTTTGGATGCTGGTGCTGAGGATGCAGTTGAAGAAGACGGCGAGATTATTGTTTACACGGAGCTGAAAGATTTGGCGAGCGTTAGGAATACGCTGGTCGAGCAGGGCTTGAAGGTAAAAGACGCCGAGCTGCGCTACATCGCCAACACGCCAGTTGAGATCGCGGATGCAGAAACGGCGCAGAAATTGATGAAGGTAGTTGATGCGCTGGATGATCTGGACGACGTGGTGAATGTGCATACCAATGCCGACATCACTGCGGAGTAA
- a CDS encoding DUF192 domain-containing protein, producing the protein MNAKSASIVQRIIVWVIVLGVLAGVGYCVWAVVQQMNKTYTTVDIGKGTFRVEVADTDETRARGLGGRQELGKSEGMLFVAEKDGDIPIWMKDMRVPIDIIWLDAKKKVVHVKRDVWPDNEPHEVYHTPVPARYVLELPAGSAKEHSIKPGVTARFTTEGKR; encoded by the coding sequence ATGAATGCGAAGTCGGCGTCGATAGTGCAGCGGATCATCGTTTGGGTGATCGTGCTTGGTGTGTTGGCTGGGGTTGGCTATTGTGTCTGGGCGGTGGTGCAGCAGATGAATAAAACGTACACGACTGTTGATATCGGCAAAGGCACATTTCGAGTAGAGGTCGCTGATACGGACGAGACGCGGGCGCGAGGCTTGGGCGGTCGGCAAGAGCTGGGCAAGAGCGAGGGGATGTTGTTTGTAGCGGAGAAAGATGGCGATATACCAATTTGGATGAAGGATATGCGCGTCCCGATTGATATTATCTGGCTAGACGCCAAGAAAAAGGTCGTGCACGTCAAGCGTGATGTCTGGCCCGACAACGAGCCGCATGAAGTATATCACACGCCAGTGCCAGCGCGGTACGTGTTGGAGCTGCCGGCGGGCAGTGCCAAGGAACATAGCATCAAACCGGGCGTCACCGCGCGGTTTACGACGGAGGGGAAGCGATGA
- a CDS encoding RimK family alpha-L-glutamate ligase, whose amino-acid sequence MNIAILSNGNINYSTLRLKEEAEKHGHRVKVIKYKNCYVSIDERHPKVIYRGGEIGNFDVFIPRIASYMTRYGTAVLRQLEMANPQAFFMNRSIAISRSRDKLRSVQLLARAGVSIPKTVFSRNETDIDVLLDEIGGTPAIIKLARGTHGNGVVLAETIKAAKSVMQAFYLSDSDGTNVLLQEFIKESAGTDIRAFVVGSQVVASMKRQSLDDDFRSNLHKGGEGTVVKLTPDERKMCVKAAKAMGLVVAGVDFMRSNRGALVLEVNASPGFGIEKVTGRNVAGRIIDYIDRNAKRGNKKDKVGA is encoded by the coding sequence ATGAATATTGCGATTCTATCTAACGGTAACATCAACTACTCCACCCTTCGTCTCAAGGAAGAAGCTGAAAAGCATGGTCATCGAGTTAAAGTTATCAAGTATAAAAATTGTTATGTGTCAATTGATGAGCGGCATCCAAAGGTTATTTATCGCGGCGGGGAAATCGGTAACTTTGACGTGTTCATCCCGCGAATTGCTAGCTATATGACGCGCTACGGGACGGCAGTGCTGCGGCAATTGGAAATGGCGAATCCGCAAGCATTTTTTATGAATCGGTCTATCGCCATCAGTCGTTCGCGCGATAAACTACGATCGGTGCAGCTGCTGGCCCGGGCTGGGGTGTCGATCCCAAAGACGGTGTTCTCGCGCAATGAAACGGATATCGATGTGCTGCTGGATGAGATTGGCGGTACGCCGGCGATCATCAAGTTGGCGCGCGGGACACATGGCAATGGTGTGGTACTGGCGGAGACAATTAAAGCCGCTAAGTCGGTTATGCAAGCGTTTTACCTCAGTGATTCTGACGGCACAAACGTGCTATTACAGGAATTTATCAAGGAGTCGGCCGGCACCGATATTCGGGCATTTGTGGTCGGTAGTCAAGTGGTGGCTAGTATGAAGCGGCAGAGTTTGGATGATGATTTTCGCAGCAATTTGCATAAAGGCGGCGAGGGGACGGTCGTCAAGTTGACGCCCGATGAGCGAAAAATGTGCGTCAAGGCTGCCAAGGCGATGGGCCTGGTAGTGGCCGGCGTCGACTTCATGCGCTCGAACCGTGGGGCGCTGGTATTAGAAGTGAATGCCAGTCCAGGATTTGGCATCGAAAAAGTCACGGGCCGCAATGTGGCTGGTCGAATCATCGACTATATTGATCGCAACGCCAAGCGCGGTAACAAAAAAGATAAAGTCGGCGCCTGA
- a CDS encoding DUF1704 domain-containing protein has translation MSIAPEIAPRQPRTIEEIINPHNLPEAGFQSYTELVNNALDLRKSFIAGEFRNPRFEHSHFHDMSALDRGIIALGQAREVATDRESNSVFRGAIDSSLGFRMAEMEYVKLLGQLEFLHHEGGNQEELSEVQEQARQLGHELYGQPQPEIRDAALNELWNILDGKAYHPTAQVLYDELANGFTWQGQEMPAMLRAEDGEARLPRFEKNEALEWAGEQIIEQNADIQALVQEFWDQKVEENGEGYKCSPADIVEAFQAVINLRDPDHTSGVTVKLVENKTALSWESPEMAVVVGGKRAPIATSDQLFRKVLHEFGVHGQRSINGLKTKLPVLGMGLFTDTPRPDYLTFEEGLATTVEEMNGNDAPEWTAAKLGHYINISLAEQGADFRTVFETAWRYRLLAKLKNNQEVTQEMINKEQRMTYGSCVRIFRGTQPDMADRQPGVVPLTFNKDLAYLEGRVLAMRHLESLYANQDVDGVTRLFAGKYDPTNPKQQELMMGALAA, from the coding sequence ATGAGTATAGCGCCTGAAATAGCACCGCGCCAACCGCGAACGATCGAAGAGATTATTAATCCTCACAATCTTCCTGAAGCTGGGTTTCAGTCGTACACAGAGCTTGTTAATAATGCACTTGATCTGCGAAAGTCTTTTATCGCTGGCGAGTTTCGCAACCCCCGCTTTGAACACTCGCATTTTCACGATATGTCGGCACTGGATAGGGGTATTATAGCGCTTGGCCAAGCTCGTGAAGTGGCAACTGATCGTGAGTCTAACTCGGTATTTCGTGGGGCGATTGATTCGTCTCTTGGGTTTCGTATGGCGGAGATGGAATATGTGAAGTTGCTCGGTCAGCTAGAGTTTTTGCATCATGAAGGGGGAAATCAAGAAGAGTTGAGTGAGGTGCAGGAGCAGGCTCGACAACTCGGTCATGAACTGTATGGCCAGCCGCAGCCAGAGATTCGTGATGCGGCACTTAATGAGCTGTGGAACATACTAGACGGCAAAGCCTATCACCCGACCGCCCAGGTTTTGTACGATGAGTTGGCAAATGGCTTTACCTGGCAGGGTCAAGAGATGCCGGCAATGCTTCGTGCTGAAGATGGTGAAGCACGACTCCCTCGTTTTGAGAAAAATGAGGCACTAGAGTGGGCGGGTGAGCAGATTATTGAGCAAAATGCTGACATTCAAGCCTTGGTGCAGGAGTTTTGGGATCAGAAAGTTGAAGAGAATGGCGAAGGTTATAAATGTAGCCCAGCTGATATCGTCGAAGCGTTTCAAGCGGTGATCAATCTGCGCGACCCTGATCATACCAGCGGCGTAACGGTGAAGCTAGTAGAAAACAAGACCGCGCTATCTTGGGAGTCTCCTGAGATGGCGGTGGTGGTCGGTGGTAAGCGGGCGCCGATCGCGACAAGTGATCAGCTATTTCGCAAGGTGCTACACGAATTTGGAGTACATGGACAACGGTCAATTAATGGGCTTAAGACAAAACTACCAGTCCTGGGAATGGGTTTATTTACCGACACTCCGCGACCAGATTATCTGACATTTGAAGAGGGACTGGCAACGACGGTTGAAGAAATGAATGGTAATGATGCACCAGAATGGACAGCTGCAAAACTTGGTCACTACATTAATATCTCGCTGGCGGAGCAGGGTGCAGATTTTCGCACGGTGTTCGAGACAGCGTGGCGATATCGTCTGCTGGCGAAATTAAAGAATAATCAAGAAGTAACGCAGGAGATGATAAATAAAGAACAGCGAATGACATATGGGTCCTGTGTAAGGATATTCCGTGGCACACAGCCTGATATGGCGGACCGCCAGCCCGGGGTAGTACCGCTAACCTTTAATAAAGACCTTGCTTATCTTGAGGGCCGTGTTCTGGCGATGCGACATTTGGAGAGTTTATACGCTAATCAGGACGTTGATGGGGTTACTCGTCTCTTTGCTGGTAAGTATGATCCAACCAACCCCAAGCAGCAAGAGTTGATGATGGGGGCGCTTGCGGCGTAG
- the dnaJ gene encoding molecular chaperone DnaJ — translation MSKRDYYEVLGVSKTASEDEIKKAFRKAAVKYHPDKEGGDEAKFKEVNEAYEVLKDKQKRQRYDQFGHAGVGGAAGGGFGGNPFEGFGGFGGQNVQFDFGGDGGMFGDIFSQFFGGGATSSRGGARRGRDVETNVTLSFEEAVFGTEKKLNVTLDAECEHCHGDGVEPGHSLKTCPDCQGSGQQTRVMNSIFGQIQQAVTCPTCHGRGKIPEQNCSVCGGKGTTRQRQDITVKIPAGIDDGATIRLRDRGEAVQGGPRGDLYVHIRVKAHKKFTREGDIILSEEHISMVDAALGTEIDVETVDGMVRMKIPAGTQSGTDFKLSGHGVPHLRNDERGPHIVGVIVDTPTKLSRKQRELLEQFDGARRRGLFS, via the coding sequence ATGAGTAAGCGCGATTATTATGAAGTGTTAGGTGTGTCGAAAACTGCTTCTGAGGATGAGATTAAGAAGGCCTTTCGTAAGGCAGCGGTGAAGTACCACCCCGACAAAGAAGGCGGTGATGAAGCCAAATTCAAAGAAGTCAACGAGGCATATGAAGTCTTAAAAGACAAGCAAAAGCGCCAGCGCTACGATCAATTTGGCCATGCTGGGGTCGGCGGTGCAGCAGGCGGTGGCTTTGGCGGCAATCCATTCGAAGGATTTGGTGGCTTTGGTGGGCAAAACGTGCAGTTCGACTTTGGTGGCGATGGCGGCATGTTTGGCGATATTTTCAGTCAATTTTTCGGTGGCGGCGCGACTAGTTCACGGGGTGGTGCGCGGCGCGGTCGTGATGTTGAAACTAATGTAACTCTGAGTTTTGAAGAGGCGGTGTTTGGTACAGAAAAGAAGTTGAATGTAACCCTAGATGCCGAGTGTGAACACTGTCATGGCGATGGCGTCGAGCCGGGCCATAGTCTCAAGACGTGTCCAGACTGTCAGGGTTCTGGTCAGCAGACTCGCGTCATGAACTCAATTTTTGGGCAGATTCAGCAAGCAGTCACTTGTCCGACCTGTCACGGTCGCGGTAAGATTCCGGAGCAAAACTGTTCAGTCTGTGGCGGCAAGGGTACGACTCGCCAGCGCCAGGATATAACCGTCAAGATTCCAGCTGGTATTGATGATGGTGCGACGATCCGCCTGCGTGATCGCGGCGAAGCTGTTCAAGGTGGCCCGCGCGGCGACCTGTACGTTCACATTCGTGTCAAAGCGCATAAGAAGTTCACGCGTGAGGGCGATATCATCCTTTCGGAAGAGCATATCTCGATGGTCGATGCGGCGTTGGGAACGGAAATTGATGTGGAAACCGTGGACGGTATGGTGCGGATGAAAATCCCGGCTGGCACCCAGTCGGGGACAGACTTTAAGCTATCAGGCCACGGTGTGCCGCACTTGAGAAATGATGAACGCGGCCCGCACATCGTTGGCGTCATCGTCGATACGCCAACCAAACTGAGCAGGAAGCAGCGGGAACTACTGGAACAGTTTGATGGCGCAAGGAGGCGGGGGTTGTTTTCGTAA
- the dnaK gene encoding molecular chaperone DnaK, producing MGKIIGIDLGTTNSAFAYMLAGKPEVIANAEGNRTTPSVVAINKKGERLVGQVAQRQRVTNPKDTIYGVKRLIGRKFDDKEVQKDRGLMPFKIVKKGAGVAVEMDGKEYTPEEVSAMILGKIKADAEAFLGEKVTEAVITVPAYFDDSQRQATKDAGKIAGLEVKRIINEPTAAALAYGLEKGKNDETIVVFDLGGGTFDVSILELGDGVFEVKATNGDTHLGGEDFDNIIVNYFLDDFKSKEGIDLRKDNAAMQRLKDEAEKAKKELSTVTEYEVNIPFITADADGPKHFELSLTRAKLEDLVKDLLARLDGPVEKALKDAKLSKSDIQNVVMVGGMTRMPAVVERVKKLFGKDPMQGVNPDEVVAVGAAIQGGVLAGDVKDVLLLDVTPLSLGIETMGGVSTKLIERNTTVPTSKSEVFSTAADNQPQVEIHVLQGEREFANDNKSLGRFVLDGIAPAPRGVPQIEVTFNIDANGILNVTAKDKGTGKEQSITIQNSGNMSKEDIEKAQKEAELHADEDKKKRETVDAKNQLENAIYQAKKMPDEFKDKISDDDKKAIDEAVKEAEKHKDADDKDELEAAAKALQDAIMPIGAKMYQQAAEDNKADESKDDKKSDKDEPVEGEVVDEK from the coding sequence ATGGGTAAAATCATCGGAATTGACCTCGGTACAACCAACAGTGCCTTTGCATACATGCTGGCCGGCAAGCCAGAAGTTATCGCTAATGCTGAGGGTAACCGCACCACGCCGTCGGTAGTGGCGATTAATAAAAAGGGCGAGCGCTTAGTCGGACAAGTGGCGCAGCGTCAGCGTGTGACTAATCCAAAGGATACAATTTATGGTGTCAAGCGCTTGATTGGTCGTAAGTTTGACGACAAAGAAGTCCAAAAAGACCGTGGCCTTATGCCGTTTAAGATCGTCAAGAAAGGTGCGGGTGTGGCCGTGGAAATGGATGGCAAGGAATACACGCCAGAAGAGGTTTCAGCCATGATCCTCGGCAAAATCAAAGCTGATGCTGAGGCGTTCCTGGGTGAAAAAGTTACCGAAGCGGTCATCACTGTGCCGGCCTACTTCGACGATTCGCAGCGCCAGGCGACCAAGGATGCTGGTAAAATTGCTGGCCTGGAAGTCAAGCGTATCATTAATGAGCCAACGGCGGCAGCTCTGGCGTACGGCCTGGAAAAAGGTAAAAATGACGAAACCATCGTGGTGTTTGACCTTGGTGGCGGTACCTTTGACGTTTCCATTCTGGAACTTGGCGATGGCGTGTTTGAGGTGAAAGCGACAAATGGTGACACCCACCTGGGCGGTGAGGACTTTGACAATATCATCGTTAACTATTTCCTGGATGACTTTAAGTCTAAAGAAGGCATCGATCTGCGTAAAGACAATGCAGCCATGCAGCGCTTGAAGGACGAAGCCGAAAAAGCCAAGAAGGAACTGTCAACGGTTACTGAATACGAAGTTAACATTCCATTCATTACCGCTGATGCTGACGGCCCGAAGCACTTTGAGTTGAGCCTGACACGGGCTAAACTGGAAGATTTGGTGAAAGATCTGCTAGCGCGCCTTGACGGCCCAGTTGAAAAAGCGCTCAAAGACGCCAAACTCTCTAAATCAGACATCCAAAACGTGGTGATGGTTGGCGGTATGACCCGCATGCCGGCAGTGGTTGAGCGCGTCAAGAAATTGTTTGGTAAAGACCCAATGCAAGGCGTCAACCCAGACGAAGTGGTGGCCGTCGGTGCGGCGATTCAAGGCGGCGTGCTGGCCGGCGACGTCAAGGATGTGTTGCTGCTGGATGTGACGCCGCTGAGCCTCGGCATTGAAACTATGGGCGGTGTCTCGACCAAGCTGATCGAGCGCAACACTACCGTGCCGACCAGCAAATCGGAAGTATTCTCGACCGCTGCTGACAATCAGCCGCAGGTGGAGATTCACGTCTTGCAGGGTGAGCGCGAATTCGCTAATGACAACAAGAGTTTGGGTCGCTTCGTGCTTGACGGTATCGCGCCAGCACCGCGCGGTGTGCCGCAGATTGAAGTGACGTTTAACATCGACGCCAACGGTATCCTTAATGTTACTGCTAAAGACAAAGGTACTGGCAAGGAGCAATCGATTACCATCCAAAACTCTGGCAACATGAGTAAGGAAGATATCGAAAAAGCTCAGAAAGAAGCCGAACTCCACGCTGATGAGGACAAGAAAAAGCGTGAAACCGTTGACGCTAAAAACCAGCTAGAAAACGCCATCTACCAAGCAAAGAAAATGCCGGACGAGTTCAAGGATAAGATTTCTGACGACGACAAGAAGGCGATTGACGAAGCGGTCAAGGAAGCGGAGAAGCACAAAGATGCTGACGACAAAGATGAGCTAGAAGCAGCAGCCAAAGCACTGCAGGATGCCATCATGCCAATTGGCGCCAAGATGTACCAGCAAGCTGCTGAGGACAACAAGGCTGACGAATCTAAGGACGATAAAAAGTCTGACAAGGACGAGCCAGTCGAAGGTGAGGTGGTTGACGAGAAGTAA